Proteins co-encoded in one Thamnophis elegans isolate rThaEle1 chromosome 1, rThaEle1.pri, whole genome shotgun sequence genomic window:
- the BORCS8 gene encoding BLOC-1-related complex subunit 8 gives MEEAEMQLKVKKVTDKFTESMYVLANEPSVALYRLQEHVRRSLPELAEHKADMQSWEEQSQGAIYTVEYACSAIKNMKDSSMYFKNIEGLLRHAIAVKDRLNSARR, from the exons ATGGAGGAGGCTGAAATGCAGCTGAAAGTGAAAAAGG TGACAGACAAGTTTACAGAGAGCATGTATGTCCTAGCCAATGAACCTTCTGTTGCATTGTATCGGCTTCAAGAACATGTCAGGCGGTCTCTCCCAGAACTGGCCGAACACAAA GCTGACATGCAGAGCTGGGAAGAACAGAGTCAAGGAGCCATTTACACCGTAGAATATGCCTGCAG TGCCATCAAGAACATGAAGGACAGTAGCATGTATTTCAAGAACATCGAAGGGCTCCTGAGACATGCCATTGCCGTCAAAGATCGGTTGAATTCTGCACGGAGGTAG